A DNA window from Pseudarthrobacter sp. W1I19 contains the following coding sequences:
- a CDS encoding VOC family protein, with the protein MQPRVDFISLGVRSVPVSRAFYVDGLGWPVHREAPGEVVFIQVNHGLVLSLWDVRQMQADAGVSAPGPVPCITLSHNLPGTEDVDRVMAEAAAAGAQIIAEPITQPWGGYSGYFADPDGFRWEVAYNPTWTVDDAGTVTV; encoded by the coding sequence ATGCAGCCAAGAGTCGACTTCATTTCACTGGGCGTCCGCAGCGTTCCGGTGTCCCGCGCGTTCTATGTTGACGGCCTGGGCTGGCCGGTCCACCGTGAGGCTCCGGGAGAAGTGGTGTTCATCCAGGTGAACCACGGCCTGGTGCTGTCGCTCTGGGACGTCCGCCAGATGCAGGCCGATGCCGGCGTCAGTGCTCCCGGCCCCGTTCCCTGCATCACCCTCAGCCACAACCTGCCGGGCACCGAGGACGTGGACCGGGTCATGGCAGAAGCCGCCGCGGCAGGCGCCCAAATCATTGCCGAGCCCATCACCCAGCCGTGGGGCGGGTACAGCGGCTACTTCGCAGACCCTGACGGCTTCCGCTGGGAGGTGGCGTACAACCCCACGTGGACAGTGGACGACGCCGGCACGGTCACTGTTTAG
- a CDS encoding chorismate mutase has protein sequence MATIQGNDRDALADKEQLAAVRIAVDEVDEQIVTLIARRERLIRIAGTLKGDDAEVRAPGRVERIIEHVRSAAEKKDIDPDIVESTYRAMISGFIELELRVHKENS, from the coding sequence ATGGCGACAATTCAAGGGAACGATAGAGATGCTTTGGCCGACAAGGAACAGCTCGCTGCCGTCCGGATTGCCGTGGACGAGGTGGATGAGCAGATTGTCACCCTGATCGCCCGCCGCGAGCGCCTGATCCGGATCGCCGGAACGCTCAAGGGTGACGACGCAGAGGTGCGCGCTCCGGGGCGGGTGGAACGGATCATTGAACACGTCCGGTCCGCAGCCGAAAAGAAGGACATCGACCCGGACATCGTAGAGTCCACCTACCGGGCCATGATCTCCGGCTTCATCGAACTCGAACTCCGGGTCCACAAAGAAAACAGCTGA
- a CDS encoding DUF6504 family protein encodes MGMFSESVDVSCTPEGNPVGVIWAGRSYSVCAEPVRWYERRQWWAEETRAPLGSGPGLVDHEIWRVQVLPSAPGSGLAEQGEPLTLDLTRHIRSGRWRILRIHDALRPRTA; translated from the coding sequence ATGGGCATGTTCAGCGAATCCGTTGACGTCTCCTGCACCCCTGAGGGCAATCCAGTTGGTGTTATCTGGGCCGGACGTTCCTATTCGGTCTGCGCCGAACCGGTGCGCTGGTACGAGCGCCGCCAATGGTGGGCCGAAGAAACCCGTGCACCGCTGGGCAGCGGCCCCGGCCTGGTGGACCATGAAATCTGGCGGGTCCAGGTGCTGCCTTCAGCTCCGGGCTCCGGCTTGGCTGAACAGGGAGAGCCGCTCACCCTTGACCTGACCCGCCATATCCGCAGCGGCCGCTGGCGGATCCTGCGGATCCATGACGCACTTCGACCCAGAACAGCATGA
- a CDS encoding DNA polymerase III subunit alpha: MSFTHLHVSTAFSAHYGVSWPEELAQAAAADGASALACTDRDGLYGTIKHLKACMDTGIDPIVGVDLAVYDDDGDHRTQLAGRVVVLARGNNNGAGYRALCRLVSDAHARTSGKSGGVVPVAVTRAELASRTLDPQTLKPVLMVLIGPDSDVGRAMGGRRYLRPRTLFKQWLDAMPAGTVVAEIVSQLSAPGSPLSTAHAVRMLKLAEEHSIPAILTNAVRYCAEDGAATADVLDSARTLKSLPELAQEPLLQPNGQAWLKSSRQMLQLGREIISAAGYGAEDLNRLMAQTEALADVCRIDPVTDMGWKQPVVPEAAVIGISQDPHVELVQRCQAGIGRRFPGIAGTSEKEMLHRLEHELGIIQNLGFSSYFLTVAEVSRMIQDMGVRAAARGSGASSLVNYLIDVSQVNPLQHDLIFERFLSQDRATLPDIDIDVESAERHNVYHRIFERFGKERVTLMSMQNGYRARGAVRDAGLALGMDEGDVGDIAKQLWRFSASKFREALQEKPELREFAGRVEQRDSHGNQQLDLLVDLTERLDRLPRHISMHPCGVILGDATLLDRTPVQPSGLGLPMSQFDKHDMDPMGMLKLDVLGVRMQSAMAFAVREIIRIHPSKEEVVAAGGHATGTGGTGPDFIAENGHIDLNAIPLDDEPTFELIRSTHTLGCFQIESPGQRELIGKMAPREFNDLIIDISLFRPGPMKSDMVRPFLEHRHGFAPEVYPHPLLKPVLQETHGVTVFHEQILRTLDVMTGCGLAKADEFRRALSSESGEFRVEEYFRKHAKAKNFSPDVVDKVWQTLKSFASFGFCKAHGAAFAVPTYQSAWLKAHHPEAFLAGLWEHDPGMYPKRLLVAEARRLGIPILPLDINRSKGEYRVERILHGPDAGKLGIRLSLNGIYGLSATELKRIVAGQPYDSLADLRARSRLSKPSIKRLAQLGAFDSLHREAGGMANRADLVQHLQRLQNAGTGRKGVELVEGQLSLPLGDVELRNVKPGLPAPTLVENVRAELDLMAVDVSSHLMESHRPILERLGVTTADKLLGLRNGTEVLVAGVRVATQTPPMRGGRRVVFISIDDGTGCVDSVFFHEAQENAGLLLFGTRLLLIRGTTRRTGPRGISISASMAWDLSRTETLPFPTPADQPGDVPHPLDGISRTLAITGFSG; this comes from the coding sequence ATGAGCTTCACGCACCTCCACGTCTCCACCGCATTCAGCGCCCACTATGGAGTGTCATGGCCCGAGGAACTGGCGCAGGCGGCTGCTGCTGACGGCGCCAGCGCGCTCGCCTGCACGGACAGGGACGGCCTGTACGGGACCATCAAGCACCTCAAGGCGTGCATGGACACCGGCATTGACCCCATCGTCGGGGTGGACCTTGCCGTTTATGACGACGACGGCGATCACCGCACCCAGCTGGCGGGCCGCGTGGTGGTGCTTGCCCGCGGCAACAACAACGGTGCCGGCTACCGCGCGCTGTGCCGGCTTGTGTCAGACGCCCATGCCCGCACCTCGGGAAAGTCCGGGGGAGTTGTGCCGGTGGCCGTAACCCGTGCGGAACTTGCCTCCCGCACCCTGGATCCCCAAACCCTTAAACCTGTGCTGATGGTGCTGATAGGCCCGGATTCCGACGTCGGTCGGGCCATGGGCGGGCGGCGTTACCTGCGCCCGCGCACCCTTTTCAAGCAGTGGCTGGACGCCATGCCCGCGGGAACTGTGGTGGCCGAGATCGTGTCCCAGCTCAGCGCCCCGGGATCTCCCTTGAGTACAGCACACGCCGTCCGGATGCTTAAACTCGCCGAAGAACACAGCATCCCGGCAATCCTCACCAACGCGGTCCGGTATTGCGCAGAGGACGGGGCGGCAACCGCAGACGTCCTGGATTCAGCCCGGACCCTGAAATCCCTTCCGGAACTGGCCCAGGAACCGCTGCTGCAACCAAACGGCCAGGCCTGGCTGAAATCCTCCCGTCAGATGCTCCAGCTGGGGAGGGAAATCATCTCCGCTGCCGGCTATGGGGCAGAAGACCTCAACAGGCTCATGGCACAAACAGAGGCGCTCGCCGATGTGTGCAGGATTGATCCCGTCACGGACATGGGGTGGAAGCAGCCGGTAGTGCCCGAAGCCGCGGTCATCGGGATCAGCCAGGATCCGCATGTGGAACTGGTGCAGCGCTGCCAGGCGGGGATTGGCAGGAGGTTCCCCGGGATTGCCGGCACCAGCGAAAAGGAAATGCTCCACCGGCTTGAGCATGAGCTGGGGATCATCCAGAACCTGGGGTTCTCCTCCTACTTCCTCACCGTGGCGGAGGTTTCAAGGATGATCCAGGACATGGGGGTGCGGGCAGCCGCCCGGGGCTCCGGGGCCTCCAGCCTGGTCAATTACCTCATTGACGTCAGCCAGGTAAATCCGCTGCAGCACGACCTCATCTTCGAACGGTTCCTCTCCCAGGACCGGGCCACCTTGCCGGATATTGATATCGACGTCGAGAGCGCCGAACGGCACAACGTGTACCACCGGATTTTCGAGCGCTTTGGCAAAGAACGCGTCACGCTCATGAGCATGCAGAACGGTTACCGGGCACGCGGTGCTGTGCGGGACGCCGGCCTTGCCCTGGGGATGGATGAGGGGGACGTGGGGGACATCGCCAAGCAATTGTGGCGGTTTTCAGCTTCGAAGTTCCGCGAGGCGCTGCAGGAGAAGCCCGAATTGAGGGAATTTGCCGGCCGGGTGGAACAGCGGGATTCCCATGGCAACCAGCAGCTTGACCTGCTGGTGGACTTGACCGAGCGCCTGGACCGGTTGCCCCGGCACATCTCCATGCATCCTTGCGGGGTGATCCTGGGGGATGCCACCCTGCTGGACCGCACCCCTGTCCAGCCCAGCGGGCTTGGACTGCCCATGAGCCAGTTCGACAAGCACGACATGGACCCCATGGGCATGCTCAAGCTCGACGTCCTGGGCGTCAGGATGCAGAGCGCCATGGCATTTGCCGTTCGGGAAATCATCCGCATCCATCCCTCCAAAGAGGAAGTGGTGGCTGCCGGTGGCCATGCAACCGGAACTGGCGGGACCGGGCCTGATTTCATTGCAGAGAACGGGCACATCGACCTGAACGCCATTCCCCTGGATGATGAGCCCACCTTTGAACTTATCCGGAGCACCCACACCCTGGGCTGCTTCCAGATCGAGTCACCTGGGCAGCGTGAGCTCATTGGCAAGATGGCGCCGCGGGAATTCAATGACCTCATCATCGATATTTCCCTGTTCCGTCCCGGGCCCATGAAATCGGACATGGTGCGGCCCTTCCTGGAGCACCGGCACGGGTTTGCTCCCGAGGTTTATCCGCACCCCCTCCTGAAGCCGGTACTCCAGGAGACCCACGGCGTGACGGTGTTCCACGAACAAATCCTCCGGACTCTCGATGTCATGACCGGGTGCGGGCTTGCGAAGGCCGATGAATTCCGCCGCGCCCTCAGCAGCGAGTCTGGGGAATTCCGGGTGGAGGAGTACTTCCGGAAGCATGCCAAGGCAAAGAACTTCTCACCCGACGTCGTAGACAAGGTCTGGCAGACCCTGAAGTCCTTTGCCAGCTTCGGTTTCTGCAAAGCCCACGGGGCGGCCTTCGCCGTGCCCACGTACCAGTCAGCATGGCTGAAGGCGCACCACCCGGAAGCGTTCCTGGCAGGCCTGTGGGAGCACGACCCCGGCATGTACCCAAAACGGCTTCTCGTGGCGGAGGCAAGAAGGCTTGGCATCCCCATCCTTCCCCTGGACATCAACCGCAGCAAAGGGGAGTACCGGGTGGAGCGGATCCTGCACGGACCTGATGCCGGGAAGCTCGGAATCCGGCTGAGCCTGAACGGGATCTACGGGTTGTCCGCCACCGAATTGAAAAGGATAGTTGCCGGCCAGCCCTACGACTCCCTCGCAGACCTCCGCGCGCGCTCGCGGCTGAGCAAGCCAAGCATCAAACGGCTGGCCCAGCTGGGTGCGTTTGATTCCCTCCATCGGGAGGCAGGCGGAATGGCCAACCGGGCTGACCTGGTCCAGCACCTGCAACGGCTGCAAAATGCAGGCACCGGGCGGAAGGGCGTCGAACTGGTCGAGGGGCAGCTGTCCCTTCCCTTGGGCGATGTGGAGCTGCGGAACGTTAAACCGGGGCTGCCCGCACCCACCCTCGTAGAGAATGTCCGGGCGGAACTGGACCTGATGGCCGTTGATGTCAGCAGCCACCTGATGGAAAGCCACCGCCCCATCCTGGAACGGCTGGGCGTCACAACAGCGGACAAGCTCCTTGGCCTGCGTAACGGGACTGAAGTGCTGGTGGCCGGAGTGCGCGTGGCCACCCAGACACCTCCTATGCGGGGCGGCAGGAGGGTGGTTTTCATCAGCATTGACGACGGCACCGGCTGCGTCGATTCGGTCTTCTTCCACGAAGCCCAGGAAAACGCAGGGCTGCTCCTGTTCGGAACCAGGTTGCTGCTCATCCGCGGCACTACCAGGAGGACAGGGCCGAGGGGCATCAGCATCAGTGCCAGCATGGCCTGGGACCTCAGCCGCACGGAGACTTTGCCCTTCCCAACGCCTGCAGACCAGCCTGGCGATGTCCCGCATCCCCTGGACGGGATCAGCAGGACCCTGGCAATTACCGGTTTTAGCGGGTGA
- the thrS gene encoding threonine--tRNA ligase — MSDAQQITLLVDGEETKVTTGTTGAELFFERRDVVVARVNGELKDLDQELPEGAEVEGVTIDSPDGLNVLRHSTAHVMAQAVQQLRPDAKLGIGPYITDGFYFDFDVAEPFTPEDLKTLEKMMLKIVNQNQKFVRRVVSEEEAREAMKNEPYKLELLGKKNEAAEAGEGVNVEVGAGDITIYDNVERKEGTTVWCDLCRGPHLPNTKMISNAFALTRSSSAYWLGNQKNQQLQRIYGTAWPTKDALKAYQERLAEAERRDHRKLGSELDLFSFPDELGSGLPVFHPKGGIIRKEMEDYSRQRHVEAGYEFVYTPHITKGHLYEVSGHLDWYKDGMFPAMRVDEELNEDGSIRKPAQDYYLKPMNCPMHNLIFRSRGRSYRELPLRLFEFGSVYRYEKSGVVHGLTRVRGMTQDDAHIYCTREQMKDELTKTLTFVLDLLKDYGLNDFYLELSTKDPEKYVGEDAAWEEATRTLAEVAQESGLELVPDPGGAAFYGPKISVQAKDALGRTWQMSTIQLDFNLPERFELEFQAADGTRQRPVMIHRALFGSVERFMGVLTEHYAGAFPAWLAPVQVVGIPVAETFNEYMFDVVDQLKAAGIRAEVDTSSDRFPKKIRTASKDKIPFVLIAGGDDAEAGAVSFRFRDGSQDNGVPVAEAVKRITEAVRNRTS; from the coding sequence GTGTCAGATGCCCAGCAGATCACCCTTCTCGTCGATGGCGAAGAGACCAAGGTGACTACCGGGACAACCGGTGCGGAACTCTTCTTTGAGCGCCGTGATGTTGTTGTGGCCCGCGTCAATGGCGAGCTGAAGGACCTGGACCAGGAACTGCCCGAAGGCGCCGAGGTTGAGGGTGTCACCATCGATTCCCCGGACGGGCTTAACGTACTCCGCCACTCCACCGCCCACGTGATGGCACAGGCTGTCCAGCAGCTGCGCCCCGATGCCAAGCTGGGCATTGGCCCGTACATTACCGACGGCTTCTACTTCGACTTCGATGTCGCCGAGCCCTTTACCCCCGAGGACCTCAAAACCCTCGAGAAGATGATGCTCAAGATCGTCAACCAGAACCAGAAGTTCGTCCGCCGCGTCGTTTCCGAGGAGGAGGCCCGCGAGGCGATGAAGAACGAGCCCTACAAGCTCGAACTCCTGGGCAAGAAAAACGAGGCCGCCGAAGCCGGTGAGGGCGTCAATGTAGAGGTCGGCGCCGGCGACATCACCATCTACGACAACGTTGAGCGCAAGGAAGGGACCACCGTCTGGTGCGACCTCTGCCGCGGCCCGCACTTGCCCAACACCAAGATGATCTCCAACGCCTTCGCCCTCACCCGGTCGTCGTCGGCCTACTGGCTGGGAAACCAGAAAAACCAGCAGCTGCAGCGCATTTACGGCACGGCCTGGCCCACCAAGGACGCCCTCAAGGCCTACCAGGAACGCCTTGCCGAGGCCGAGCGCCGCGACCACCGCAAGCTCGGCTCCGAACTGGACCTGTTCTCCTTCCCTGACGAACTCGGCTCCGGCCTGCCCGTCTTCCACCCCAAGGGCGGCATCATCCGCAAGGAGATGGAGGACTACTCACGGCAGCGCCACGTCGAAGCGGGCTACGAGTTCGTCTACACGCCGCACATCACCAAAGGCCACCTCTACGAAGTGTCCGGCCACCTCGACTGGTACAAGGACGGCATGTTCCCCGCCATGCGGGTGGATGAGGAACTCAACGAAGACGGCAGCATCCGCAAGCCGGCGCAGGACTACTACCTGAAGCCGATGAACTGCCCCATGCACAACCTCATCTTCCGGTCCCGCGGGCGCTCGTACCGGGAGCTGCCGCTGCGCCTGTTCGAATTCGGGTCGGTCTACCGCTATGAGAAGTCCGGCGTGGTGCACGGCCTCACCCGCGTGCGCGGCATGACACAGGACGACGCCCACATCTACTGCACCCGCGAACAGATGAAGGACGAACTCACCAAGACGCTGACCTTCGTCCTGGACCTGCTCAAGGACTACGGACTCAACGACTTCTACCTGGAACTGTCCACCAAGGACCCGGAAAAGTACGTCGGCGAGGACGCCGCCTGGGAGGAAGCCACCAGGACCCTGGCCGAGGTCGCGCAGGAATCCGGGCTGGAACTCGTGCCGGACCCGGGCGGAGCAGCCTTCTACGGCCCCAAGATCTCCGTCCAGGCCAAGGACGCGCTGGGCCGCACCTGGCAGATGTCCACCATCCAGCTGGACTTCAACCTGCCTGAACGCTTTGAGCTGGAATTCCAGGCCGCCGACGGCACCCGCCAGCGCCCCGTGATGATCCACCGTGCGCTTTTCGGTTCAGTGGAGCGGTTCATGGGTGTGCTGACCGAGCACTATGCCGGCGCCTTCCCGGCGTGGCTCGCACCCGTCCAGGTGGTGGGCATTCCTGTAGCGGAGACGTTCAACGAGTACATGTTCGACGTCGTTGATCAGCTTAAGGCGGCAGGGATCCGTGCCGAGGTGGACACCTCCTCGGACCGGTTCCCCAAGAAGATCCGCACCGCCAGCAAGGACAAGATCCCGTTTGTGCTCATCGCCGGCGGTGATGACGCCGAGGCAGGCGCTGTCTCCTTCCGCTTCCGCGATGGAAGCCAGGACAACGGCGTGCCCGTGGCCGAGGCAGTCAAGCGGATCACTGAAGCCGTCCGGAACCGGACCAGCTAG
- a CDS encoding HIT domain-containing protein yields the protein MQENTGAGYPGDAGVTDDFDLAGVPDAFQRLWTPHRMAYIKGGQHQFKNENDCPFCVGPARTDEEALIVYRGKTCYVVLNLFPYNPGHLLVCPYRHVPDYTDLTVEETAEFAELTQTAMRVLRKVSNPGGFNLGMNQGVVGGAGIAAHLHQHIVPRWGGDGNFFPIIAQTKAITQTLDEVRQQVADAWPGETDAE from the coding sequence GTGCAGGAGAACACAGGCGCAGGATATCCGGGGGATGCCGGCGTTACCGACGACTTTGACCTCGCCGGTGTCCCGGACGCTTTCCAGCGCCTGTGGACTCCGCACCGGATGGCCTACATCAAGGGCGGCCAGCACCAGTTCAAGAACGAAAACGACTGCCCGTTCTGCGTCGGACCCGCCCGTACCGATGAGGAAGCACTCATCGTCTACCGGGGAAAGACGTGCTACGTGGTGCTGAACCTGTTTCCCTATAACCCCGGGCATCTCCTGGTCTGCCCGTACCGCCACGTCCCGGATTACACGGATCTGACGGTGGAGGAGACGGCAGAGTTCGCCGAGCTGACCCAGACCGCCATGCGGGTCCTGCGGAAGGTGTCGAATCCCGGCGGTTTCAACCTGGGGATGAACCAAGGCGTGGTGGGCGGGGCCGGCATCGCCGCGCACCTGCACCAGCACATCGTTCCCCGGTGGGGCGGCGACGGGAACTTCTTCCCCATCATCGCCCAGACCAAGGCGATCACGCAGACCCTAGATGAGGTCCGCCAGCAGGTCGCCGACGCCTGGCCCGGGGAGACGGATGCTGAATAA